A section of the Alkalihalobacillus sp. LMS39 genome encodes:
- a CDS encoding alpha-N-arabinofuranosidase, with translation MKQQAILNVDIEQGIINKNIYGHFTEHLGRCIYEGIWVGEDSPIPNTKGIRNDVIEALKKLNIPVLRWPGGCFADEYHWKDGVGPREKRKRMVNTHWGGVIENNHFGTHEFMLLCEILECEPYICGNVGSGTVQEMAEWVEYMTFDGESPMANWRKENGQEKPWKLPYFGVGNENWGCGGNMRPEYYSDLYRNYQTYVRNYNGNKIYKIAGGASGDDYNWTEVLMRESAHHMDGLSLHHYTIPGEWNEKGAATGFPEHEWFVTMKKALFMETLIRNHGTIMDKYDPKKRVGMIIDEWGTWLDPEPGTNPGFLYQQNSIRDAVVAALHFHIFHEHCDRVQMANIAQTVNVLQAMILTEGANMVMTPTYHVFEMYKVHQGAQKIASVINTHNYEFKGESLPQISLTASKNEDGTVHVGICNIDHNNEAELNMDIRGLAVENAKIEGRILTATTIDAHNSFEESHKVSPKEFTEFSIGEKGLDVILPPMSVVVLSIK, from the coding sequence ATGAAACAACAGGCAATTTTAAATGTAGATATCGAACAAGGAATAATAAATAAAAATATATATGGCCATTTTACCGAGCATTTAGGTAGGTGTATTTATGAAGGGATATGGGTAGGGGAAGATTCACCAATCCCAAATACTAAGGGAATTCGTAATGATGTGATTGAAGCTTTAAAAAAACTTAATATCCCTGTTCTTCGTTGGCCAGGTGGTTGTTTTGCTGATGAATATCACTGGAAGGATGGAGTTGGACCAAGAGAAAAGCGAAAACGCATGGTAAACACTCACTGGGGTGGAGTGATTGAAAACAACCATTTTGGTACCCATGAATTCATGTTGCTTTGTGAAATCCTTGAATGTGAGCCTTATATTTGTGGAAACGTTGGAAGTGGAACTGTTCAAGAGATGGCAGAATGGGTAGAGTATATGACATTTGATGGTGAATCACCAATGGCAAATTGGCGAAAAGAGAATGGTCAAGAAAAGCCATGGAAATTACCGTATTTTGGTGTTGGGAATGAGAATTGGGGCTGTGGGGGGAATATGCGTCCAGAATACTATTCAGATCTCTATCGCAACTATCAAACTTATGTTCGTAACTATAATGGGAACAAGATTTATAAGATTGCAGGTGGCGCTAGTGGTGATGATTATAATTGGACAGAAGTGTTAATGCGAGAGTCTGCTCATCATATGGATGGTTTAAGTCTACACCATTATACAATACCAGGTGAATGGAATGAAAAAGGTGCTGCTACAGGCTTTCCAGAACATGAGTGGTTTGTAACGATGAAAAAAGCGTTATTTATGGAAACGTTAATACGAAATCACGGAACAATTATGGATAAATATGACCCAAAAAAGCGAGTTGGAATGATTATCGATGAGTGGGGAACGTGGTTAGACCCAGAGCCAGGCACGAATCCAGGTTTCTTGTATCAGCAAAATAGCATTAGAGATGCTGTTGTTGCCGCTCTTCATTTTCATATATTCCATGAACATTGTGACCGTGTTCAAATGGCAAATATAGCTCAAACGGTGAATGTTCTTCAAGCCATGATATTAACTGAGGGTGCAAATATGGTTATGACTCCAACGTACCACGTATTTGAAATGTACAAGGTTCACCAAGGTGCACAAAAGATTGCGAGTGTGATTAATACACATAATTATGAATTTAAAGGAGAAAGTTTGCCGCAAATTAGCCTCACCGCATCAAAAAATGAAGATGGAACTGTGCATGTAGGCATTTGTAATATTGACCACAATAATGAAGCAGAACTGAACATGGATATAAGAGGTTTGGCAGTAGAGAATGCAAAGATTGAAGGTAGAATTTTAACTGCAACTACGATCGATGCTCATAATTCATTTGAAGAGAGTCATAAGGTGAGCCCTAAAGAATTTACTGAATTTTCTATTGGGGAAAAAGGGTTAGACGTAATATTACCTCCAATGTCAGTAGTCGTTTTGTCAATAAAATAA
- a CDS encoding family 43 glycosylhydrolase: protein MKKQGLNPYLPSWEYIPDGEPYVFNNRVYVYGSHDRFNGHAYCLNDYVCWSAPEDDLADWKYEGVIYRKTDDPINKNGTMCLYAPDVTVGPDGRYYLYYVLDKVPIVSVAVCDTPAGKYEFYGYVIYPDGTRLGEREGDQPQFDPGVLTEGEKTYLYTGFCPKGDKSRKGAMATILGPDMLTVLEEPVFIAPSEPYSEGSSFKNHEFFEAPSMRKVGDTYYFIYSSIVFHELCYATSTNPTKGFEYKGVIVSNNDLHIDSYKPADKPMFYGGNNHGSIVEVNKKWFVFYHRHTNGSNFSRQGCMEEIEIDNDGTIPQVEMTSCGPNRGALVGRGEYPAYLACNLFYREEEKYTGDLWMDSQFPKITQDGKDGDMEVGYITNMLDSATAGFKYFDCNGVKSINIKVRGYCRGAFEVKTSWDGEALATIPVDFTNVWTEYVADISIPDGVQSLYFTYTGSGRASLASFTLNRELQ, encoded by the coding sequence ATGAAAAAACAAGGCCTAAATCCTTACCTTCCATCTTGGGAGTATATACCAGATGGTGAGCCGTATGTGTTCAATAATAGAGTCTACGTTTATGGTTCTCATGATCGTTTTAATGGTCATGCATATTGCTTAAATGATTATGTGTGTTGGTCTGCTCCAGAAGATGATTTGGCTGACTGGAAGTATGAAGGTGTAATTTATAGAAAAACAGATGACCCAATAAACAAAAACGGAACTATGTGTTTGTATGCTCCTGATGTCACAGTTGGACCAGATGGTAGATATTATTTGTATTATGTTCTAGACAAAGTTCCGATTGTATCGGTAGCTGTCTGTGACACACCAGCAGGGAAGTATGAATTCTATGGCTATGTAATATATCCCGACGGTACTCGACTAGGAGAAAGAGAAGGAGACCAACCACAGTTTGATCCTGGTGTCTTGACTGAAGGAGAAAAAACTTATCTTTATACTGGTTTCTGTCCTAAAGGTGACAAGTCGAGAAAAGGGGCTATGGCAACGATTCTTGGACCTGATATGCTTACGGTTTTAGAAGAACCAGTATTCATTGCTCCTAGTGAACCGTATAGTGAGGGGAGCAGTTTCAAAAACCATGAATTTTTTGAAGCCCCTTCTATGAGGAAGGTAGGGGATACCTATTATTTTATTTATTCGTCTATCGTATTCCATGAATTATGTTATGCTACCAGTACAAATCCGACAAAAGGTTTTGAATATAAGGGTGTGATTGTAAGCAATAATGACCTCCATATTGATTCTTATAAACCCGCAGATAAACCTATGTTTTATGGTGGGAACAACCATGGTAGTATCGTCGAAGTGAATAAAAAGTGGTTTGTATTTTACCATAGACATACTAATGGATCTAATTTCAGCCGACAAGGGTGTATGGAAGAAATTGAAATCGATAATGATGGTACTATTCCGCAAGTAGAGATGACTTCATGTGGTCCAAATAGAGGGGCGTTAGTTGGTCGTGGAGAGTATCCAGCCTATTTGGCTTGTAATCTGTTTTACCGTGAAGAGGAAAAATATACAGGTGATTTATGGATGGATAGCCAATTCCCGAAGATAACGCAGGATGGCAAAGATGGAGATATGGAAGTTGGTTATATTACAAACATGCTAGATTCTGCTACTGCTGGATTTAAGTATTTTGACTGTAATGGTGTAAAAAGTATAAATATTAAAGTTAGAGGGTATTGTAGGGGAGCATTTGAAGTGAAAACATCGTGGGATGGTGAAGCGCTGGCTACAATACCAGTAGACTTTACTAATGTTTGGACAGAATATGTAGCAGACATTAGTATACCAGATGGGGTTCAGTCATTGTACTTTACATACACAGGAAGTGGTAGAGCTAGTCTAGCTTCCTTTACTCTCAATCGAGAACTTCAATAG
- a CDS encoding SgrR family transcriptional regulator: MKAIDHYYGLLQYLQETRQPKQVTIEQLSSILHCSNRNTKLIIAKLQKLGWITWIPGRGRGDYSTISLEVDFAPLVLSEAKKYSSIDDSIAFIQQYQLQDDVQRNYIYSLFSDLRQGEETSKQINKDRLLFPSYRPLLLLDPYFVNRRSENHVMRHIYSSLVTYDENRKSHKPHLAHHWSHQHFTEWTFYLRKDVHFHNGQELTAADVCYSFERHRHPQSAYYWITRCIRSITILDRYTVRFTLKQQAPFFLHLVASLGGSIVPDGFMNQFVGSGPFQVQEQSNHKLTLVTFPSYFGLRPLLDEVTMYFFPALYDNQLQDSFTESVNFHHYPYSNQKTAELSQDTVIDKGSKLLTLNMNKNLTSDPCLRKAIFLALHPKKLINDLQGNRFTPASRMDSQLEGHHDTRSETDAASYYVKQSGYNGEVLTLYTYTGAGNELDGKWIQKTLAKIGIHCSLYVYPYEELQKLPLQDEADLLLGEQLADESLIYTYLSSLIGSHSLASYHLSKRVLQQIDSVFIEKQKEWECLQALEQIEEELSRSHHLIYLYRLQQFAIHEEHLENVQLNALGWVDYTKLWYNRLANTLK; encoded by the coding sequence ATGAAAGCAATTGACCATTATTACGGATTACTTCAATATTTGCAGGAAACAAGACAACCGAAACAAGTTACGATTGAGCAGTTATCCTCAATCCTTCACTGTTCGAATCGAAACACAAAATTGATTATAGCTAAATTGCAAAAATTAGGTTGGATTACTTGGATTCCGGGACGAGGGCGTGGCGATTATTCTACGATATCGTTAGAAGTCGATTTTGCTCCCTTAGTACTTTCAGAGGCAAAAAAATACTCATCCATCGATGATTCTATTGCCTTTATTCAACAATACCAACTACAAGATGATGTACAACGGAACTACATCTATTCGTTATTTTCTGACTTACGCCAAGGAGAAGAAACAAGCAAACAAATAAACAAAGACCGACTTCTTTTCCCGTCTTATCGACCATTGCTCTTGCTCGATCCTTACTTTGTGAATCGTCGCTCAGAAAACCATGTGATGCGTCACATATACAGCTCATTAGTTACTTATGATGAAAACAGAAAATCTCACAAGCCGCATCTCGCTCACCATTGGAGTCATCAACATTTTACAGAGTGGACGTTTTATTTACGAAAGGACGTTCATTTTCATAATGGACAAGAACTGACAGCAGCGGATGTCTGTTACAGCTTTGAACGACATAGGCATCCTCAATCAGCGTATTACTGGATTACTCGATGCATAAGATCGATTACGATTTTAGACCGGTACACCGTAAGATTTACGTTAAAACAACAAGCTCCTTTCTTTCTCCATCTCGTTGCATCATTAGGTGGAAGCATCGTACCCGATGGCTTTATGAATCAATTCGTTGGAAGCGGTCCTTTTCAAGTGCAAGAACAGTCGAATCATAAACTAACGTTAGTTACGTTCCCAAGTTACTTTGGTCTTCGTCCATTACTTGACGAGGTAACGATGTATTTTTTTCCTGCTCTTTATGATAATCAACTACAGGATTCATTTACTGAATCAGTGAACTTTCATCACTACCCTTACTCCAATCAAAAAACGGCTGAACTTAGTCAAGATACTGTTATTGATAAAGGTAGTAAGCTGTTAACACTTAATATGAATAAAAACCTAACGTCTGACCCTTGCTTAAGAAAAGCCATCTTTCTTGCTTTGCACCCGAAAAAGTTAATTAATGACTTACAAGGAAACCGGTTTACACCCGCTTCAAGGATGGATTCACAGTTAGAGGGACACCACGATACTAGGAGCGAAACAGACGCTGCCTCCTATTATGTAAAACAGAGTGGATATAACGGTGAGGTTCTAACTTTGTATACGTATACAGGAGCCGGTAATGAATTAGACGGAAAATGGATACAGAAAACATTGGCGAAAATAGGTATTCATTGTAGCCTCTATGTCTATCCATATGAAGAATTGCAAAAACTCCCGCTTCAGGACGAAGCCGATTTACTGCTTGGTGAACAATTAGCAGATGAAAGTTTGATTTACACTTATCTTTCTTCCTTAATTGGGAGTCACAGCCTTGCATCGTACCACTTATCAAAGCGGGTCCTTCAACAAATCGATAGTGTGTTTATTGAAAAACAAAAGGAATGGGAATGCCTACAGGCGTTAGAACAAATAGAAGAGGAGTTAAGTCGGTCACATCACCTTATTTACTTATATCGATTACAGCAATTCGCGATTCATGAAGAACACTTGGAGAATGTTCAGTTAAATGCATTAGGATGGGTGGATTATACGAAGCTTTGGTATAATCGTTTGGCCAACACACTAAAATAA
- a CDS encoding non-canonical purine NTP pyrophosphatase produces MNIVVATWNKSKLKRITRGLQQTGLTINGILSNIEDIEETESTFSGNARLKVDAVRRTNLTSIIVGEDSGLSVEALQGFPGVKTARFLEGTDDDRAEKLLELLQGVPPSQRKATFHSAIVVSFPDGTYTICEGYMNGWISTTRIQGKGYAGIFLLSNHLVLAEQPNNEYMICNHHRQALFQAVLAIQDWLERQ; encoded by the coding sequence ATGAACATTGTTGTAGCAACATGGAACAAATCAAAACTAAAGAGGATAACAAGAGGGTTACAACAAACAGGTTTAACAATAAATGGGATATTAAGCAATATAGAGGACATAGAAGAAACAGAATCGACGTTTAGTGGAAATGCTCGCTTAAAGGTGGATGCGGTCCGTCGTACGAATTTGACATCCATTATTGTTGGAGAAGATTCTGGGTTATCTGTTGAAGCATTACAAGGATTTCCTGGTGTCAAGACAGCGCGCTTTTTAGAAGGAACAGATGATGACCGTGCGGAAAAATTACTAGAGTTATTACAGGGAGTACCTCCTAGTCAACGGAAGGCTACTTTTCACAGTGCGATTGTTGTCTCATTCCCTGATGGAACATATACGATTTGTGAGGGATATATGAATGGTTGGATATCTACTACTAGGATACAAGGGAAGGGTTATGCTGGAATTTTCCTACTCAGTAACCATTTAGTATTAGCTGAACAACCAAATAACGAATATATGATATGTAATCACCATAGACAGGCGTTGTTTCAAGCTGTTCTAGCCATTCAAGATTGGTTGGAGCGTCAATGA
- a CDS encoding MFS transporter — MKVSAKKRVIGIALLTAIAVMGDAMLFIVLPLYWEEFGLTALWQIGVLLSVNRFVRLPLNPLVGLFYKHFQLRTGVFLAVLLATLTTMSYGMLQDFWLLFLMRALWGVAWSFLRLGGYLTVIETTNDSNRGNFVGLYNGLWGIGGLVGMLAGGILVDYTSISFVTSLFAWLAFFALPLVWLFVPVKAAEQTKKQKKEENTRWLTRHVTLVLTTSLTMGFIVFGIFASTLSPLIERSYQDQWSVAQLTIGAATLAGVMQAIRWGWDPFVAPWIGKCLDRSTSKIQLLLLPLFSGSVLLCFLGYVQSMILLLILLLLFQFTSTFFVTTTDTLATGVASKSDRVKVITAHTMVVDLGAAFGPLVAFYLIDNFSLTVVYILAASLLFLLGVIWLFEQWRELMKAHK; from the coding sequence ATGAAAGTATCAGCAAAAAAACGAGTGATAGGGATTGCGTTACTGACAGCCATAGCGGTTATGGGAGATGCCATGCTCTTTATTGTTCTTCCTTTATATTGGGAAGAATTTGGTCTTACTGCCTTATGGCAAATAGGTGTGCTTCTTTCGGTAAATCGCTTTGTTCGTCTCCCGTTAAACCCACTTGTCGGGCTCTTTTATAAACATTTTCAGTTACGGACAGGTGTTTTCCTTGCCGTCTTGTTGGCCACTTTGACTACGATGTCATATGGAATGCTCCAAGATTTTTGGCTTTTGTTTCTCATGCGAGCGTTATGGGGTGTAGCATGGTCATTCCTTCGTCTTGGTGGCTATTTAACGGTTATTGAAACAACGAATGATAGCAACAGGGGAAATTTCGTTGGTCTTTATAATGGTCTGTGGGGAATTGGTGGTTTAGTTGGAATGTTAGCAGGTGGCATTCTTGTAGACTATACGTCCATTTCATTTGTGACAAGTTTGTTTGCTTGGCTTGCATTTTTTGCGTTACCACTAGTTTGGTTATTCGTTCCAGTAAAAGCAGCAGAACAAACGAAAAAGCAAAAAAAAGAGGAGAACACAAGATGGCTTACAAGACACGTAACCCTTGTGCTAACAACGAGTCTAACCATGGGGTTTATTGTATTTGGTATATTCGCATCGACATTAAGTCCTTTGATTGAAAGAAGCTATCAAGACCAGTGGTCTGTCGCGCAATTAACGATAGGGGCCGCTACTTTAGCGGGTGTCATGCAAGCGATTCGTTGGGGCTGGGATCCTTTTGTAGCCCCATGGATTGGGAAATGTTTAGATCGTTCGACGTCCAAAATACAACTGTTACTCCTTCCTTTATTTTCTGGAAGTGTGTTACTGTGTTTTCTTGGGTATGTTCAATCAATGATTCTATTACTAATCCTTTTGCTTCTTTTTCAATTTACATCGACATTTTTTGTAACGACAACAGATACTTTAGCAACGGGTGTAGCCTCTAAATCGGACAGAGTGAAGGTCATTACTGCACATACGATGGTTGTTGATCTAGGTGCGGCCTTTGGTCCGTTAGTTGCATTTTATTTGATAGACAATTTTTCTTTAACTGTTGTTTATATTCTGGCTGCTAGTTTACTTTTTTTGCTAGGAGTGATTTGGTTGTTTGAGCAGTGGAGAGAACTTATGAAAGCTCACAAATGA
- a CDS encoding DUF1540 domain-containing protein: MATVLCEVSNCVFNEESKKCTASEIFVVAHAEVASSKEETDCRTFEPKNV, encoded by the coding sequence ATGGCGACAGTATTATGTGAAGTTTCAAATTGCGTTTTCAACGAAGAAAGTAAGAAGTGTACGGCTTCAGAAATCTTTGTTGTAGCACATGCTGAAGTTGCTTCTTCTAAAGAAGAAACAGACTGTAGAACATTTGAACCAAAGAATGTTTAA
- a CDS encoding flavodoxin, whose translation MTKIVIAYASMSGNTEEIAEFLKVSIEPFGHETEMVEMEHMDVHDLLKYDGILLGSYTWGDGDLPYETEEFYENLLTVDLTGKNAAVFGSGDHAYPKFCAAVDLFEDRLKECGTNIIQAGLKVEFTPDTQEEIDRCVDFAVQFANQVGA comes from the coding sequence ATGACAAAAATCGTTATTGCTTATGCAAGCATGTCTGGGAATACGGAGGAAATTGCAGAATTTTTAAAAGTAAGTATTGAACCTTTTGGACATGAAACGGAAATGGTGGAAATGGAACATATGGATGTACATGACCTTCTTAAGTATGATGGGATATTACTCGGTTCTTATACGTGGGGCGACGGAGACTTACCATACGAAACAGAAGAGTTTTATGAGAATCTCCTGACAGTAGATTTAACTGGGAAGAATGCAGCGGTTTTTGGGTCGGGCGACCATGCCTATCCAAAATTTTGTGCTGCGGTAGATTTATTTGAAGATAGATTAAAAGAGTGTGGAACAAACATCATACAGGCAGGACTCAAGGTTGAGTTCACCCCAGACACACAAGAAGAAATAGATAGATGTGTTGACTTTGCTGTTCAATTTGCTAATCAAGTAGGAGCGTAG
- a CDS encoding MATE family efflux transporter translates to MYHAETWNNKVGLFLSILWPIMVTQLSLFAMNLVDTMMSGRVGTDDLAGVAIGSSLWLPIFTGVNGILLAVTPIVAHFIGSGHKDKIAGAVTQALYLAVALGIFVFVAGSFVLDPVLHIMNLDPGVHHIAFHYLVGLSIGIIPLFLSNVLRNFFDGQGFTRITMFITILAVPFNVLLNYGFIFGNFGLPALGGIGAGYATAITFWIILLVSIWMTFRLAVIKHYRLFVKWVIPSWKAWKEQLSIGIPIGLSIFFESSIFSVVTLLVGIMFSTVAIAANQVALSFTTLMFMIPLSISMALTIVVGYSVGGGKLEAAKQYGRLGVWGGIGFLACGAVFLFFFRESIAGLYTTDIDVIFMAGQFFIIAIVYQLSDAAQSGLQGVLRGYKDVKAPFLIALTSYWGVGIPAGYSLAAFTPLGPFGLWIGITLGLTCAAIGFYIRLQIVQRRFELGEN, encoded by the coding sequence ATGTATCATGCAGAGACTTGGAACAATAAAGTAGGATTATTCCTCTCTATCTTGTGGCCAATCATGGTCACACAATTAAGTTTATTTGCGATGAATTTAGTCGATACAATGATGTCAGGCCGAGTCGGGACAGATGATTTAGCAGGTGTTGCTATCGGTTCGAGCTTATGGCTACCCATCTTTACAGGAGTGAACGGCATCTTGCTCGCTGTGACACCGATTGTCGCTCATTTTATTGGAAGCGGACATAAAGATAAAATAGCAGGTGCTGTAACACAAGCACTGTATTTAGCCGTTGCACTAGGAATTTTCGTATTCGTAGCCGGAAGCTTTGTCCTTGATCCCGTGTTACACATTATGAATCTCGACCCTGGTGTTCACCATATTGCTTTTCATTATTTAGTTGGTTTATCTATTGGGATTATTCCATTATTTTTATCTAATGTTTTGCGAAATTTTTTTGATGGGCAAGGCTTTACTAGAATTACGATGTTTATTACGATTTTAGCTGTTCCATTTAATGTCCTATTAAACTATGGATTTATTTTTGGCAATTTCGGTTTACCAGCTTTAGGTGGGATTGGCGCAGGTTATGCAACCGCGATTACATTTTGGATTATTTTGCTTGTTAGCATTTGGATGACCTTCCGTTTAGCTGTCATTAAGCATTATCGTCTATTTGTCAAATGGGTTATCCCTTCATGGAAAGCGTGGAAAGAACAACTGTCGATTGGAATTCCTATCGGCTTATCGATTTTCTTTGAATCTAGTATTTTTTCCGTTGTAACCTTATTAGTTGGAATTATGTTTTCTACTGTAGCCATTGCCGCAAACCAAGTTGCACTTAGTTTCACTACATTAATGTTTATGATTCCGTTAAGCATTTCAATGGCACTCACCATTGTTGTCGGTTATTCTGTTGGCGGAGGAAAATTGGAAGCAGCAAAGCAATATGGACGCTTAGGAGTATGGGGCGGCATTGGCTTTCTTGCCTGCGGAGCCGTCTTTTTGTTCTTTTTCCGCGAATCGATCGCTGGGCTCTATACAACAGACATTGATGTTATTTTCATGGCTGGCCAATTTTTCATTATTGCCATTGTCTATCAGCTTTCAGATGCCGCGCAATCAGGCTTGCAAGGAGTGCTTAGGGGTTACAAAGATGTAAAAGCACCGTTTTTAATTGCACTTACCTCTTATTGGGGTGTCGGTATTCCTGCCGGCTATTCATTAGCGGCCTTTACACCATTAGGACCATTTGGCTTATGGATAGGCATAACACTCGGTTTGACATGTGCAGCCATCGGATTTTATATCCGACTTCAAATTGTTCAACGACGATTTGAATTGGGCGAAAATTGA
- a CDS encoding TetR/AcrR family transcriptional regulator — translation MMSALLIKEAALVLFAEKGYDGTSLAEIADEVGLKKQSLYSHFKSKDDLFIQLLTETFAIEYEREKEFLQTHFADPLFDYLWKSLRNYTERYQTDSRLKFWLRLSFFPPYHLHDQVMQSLYEHIQQVDALYLQRFKQAVANKEMKEKNAQTATIAFSALIDSICVELVYGGKEKAETKLQAVWTVYWNGIT, via the coding sequence ATGATGAGTGCTCTATTGATAAAAGAAGCTGCTCTCGTTTTATTTGCAGAGAAAGGGTATGATGGAACTTCACTTGCAGAAATTGCTGATGAGGTCGGATTAAAAAAACAGTCGTTATATTCTCACTTCAAAAGCAAAGACGATTTATTTATCCAATTATTAACCGAAACATTTGCAATCGAATACGAGAGAGAAAAGGAGTTTTTGCAAACTCACTTTGCTGACCCATTATTTGATTATTTATGGAAATCACTACGAAACTATACAGAGCGATATCAAACAGATAGCCGACTTAAATTTTGGCTTCGCCTTTCTTTTTTTCCACCTTATCATTTACATGACCAGGTGATGCAATCCCTCTATGAGCATATACAGCAAGTGGATGCTCTTTATTTACAACGATTTAAACAGGCTGTTGCTAATAAGGAGATGAAAGAAAAAAATGCACAAACAGCAACAATTGCTTTTTCGGCGTTAATCGATTCCATTTGTGTCGAGCTCGTATACGGAGGAAAAGAAAAAGCTGAGACAAAATTACAAGCAGTTTGGACTGTATATTGGAATGGTATTACTTAA
- a CDS encoding phosphatase PAP2 family protein: MTETYSSIRGLGPYADHFIKGANAGTTILDEIPEDATSVAYSDGGNNNGVWADEDSSLGDMVKLIRTLRWSAATTNNAKAYYSYQRPFRWYDESIVVPTLVPRISQNPSTDGGFPSGHTNASYLASYGFAYAVPERYEEIMTSASESGHARILAGMHSPLDVIGGRVMSTAVAASAFNDPNNNSIKEAAYKQAHEVLLSQEGTAHDEFSDYATNKKNYTERLTYGFEQTGDTTKPMVVPKGAEALIETRFPYLDKDQRRWILFTTGLPSGYPVLDDTEGWGRLNLFAAAGGYEAFETDVAVTMDASLGGFHELDTWKNDIAGPGKLTKSGSGTLVLSGNNSYSGGTVLEQGTLEAKSSTAFGQGYVVNHGGTLTENISSSIVINDDFTQGEEGTLELTVGSSEDVLVIHGEAQFGGTLIVSFKNGYIPSEAMPIIVYDKLVTNHEFTSVELLGLPESYDVVYSDGNLRVVDMDADIVEPKPGDDGNDDGNEENPTPGDGGNEDENPNIPIPGEDGNDDEDSGNPTPEDGVEEDEETKKPSPGKGEDNNKKQEGKSKGNDTVKNPQTGDDTNIFLYIVLLGASLLTAGIVIYQKKFKRMA, translated from the coding sequence GTGACGGAAACTTATTCTTCCATTAGAGGGCTTGGGCCCTATGCTGACCATTTTATTAAAGGTGCAAACGCAGGGACCACGATTCTTGATGAAATTCCAGAAGATGCTACATCTGTAGCGTATAGTGATGGAGGAAATAATAACGGTGTTTGGGCTGATGAGGATTCTAGTCTTGGTGACATGGTGAAATTAATTAGAACGTTACGCTGGTCTGCAGCGACAACGAATAATGCGAAAGCTTATTATAGCTACCAACGTCCATTTCGATGGTATGATGAGTCAATTGTTGTCCCAACTTTAGTTCCAAGAATAAGTCAGAATCCGAGTACAGATGGAGGATTCCCTAGTGGACATACGAATGCAAGTTATCTTGCTTCATATGGGTTTGCTTATGCGGTACCAGAACGTTATGAAGAAATTATGACAAGTGCTTCCGAGAGTGGTCATGCTCGAATCCTTGCAGGGATGCATTCACCACTAGATGTAATCGGTGGACGAGTGATGTCAACTGCAGTTGCAGCATCTGCTTTTAATGACCCAAATAACAATAGTATTAAAGAAGCGGCTTATAAACAAGCCCATGAAGTTTTGCTATCACAAGAAGGAACAGCGCATGATGAATTTAGTGATTATGCAACAAACAAAAAGAACTATACGGAACGTTTAACATATGGATTTGAACAAACTGGTGATACAACAAAACCAATGGTTGTACCTAAAGGAGCCGAGGCACTTATTGAAACTCGTTTCCCATATCTAGATAAGGATCAACGTCGTTGGATTCTTTTTACGACAGGGTTACCATCTGGATATCCTGTTTTAGATGATACGGAAGGTTGGGGACGTTTAAATCTTTTTGCAGCTGCTGGTGGTTATGAAGCATTCGAAACAGATGTAGCTGTAACAATGGATGCATCGCTAGGTGGATTTCATGAGTTAGATACTTGGAAAAATGATATAGCTGGACCTGGAAAGCTTACTAAATCAGGTAGTGGTACTCTAGTACTTTCTGGAAACAATTCGTACTCAGGTGGCACGGTTCTTGAGCAAGGTACACTAGAAGCAAAATCGAGCACAGCATTTGGACAAGGCTATGTTGTTAATCACGGTGGTACGTTGACAGAGAACATTTCGAGTAGCATCGTGATTAACGACGACTTTACTCAAGGTGAAGAGGGTACGCTTGAATTGACAGTTGGAAGTAGTGAGGATGTTTTGGTCATTCATGGTGAAGCTCAATTTGGTGGAACATTAATAGTAAGCTTCAAAAATGGCTATATTCCTAGTGAGGCAATGCCAATTATTGTTTATGACAAGCTGGTAACAAATCATGAATTTACATCTGTAGAATTATTAGGTCTTCCAGAATCTTATGATGTTGTTTATAGTGATGGCAACCTACGAGTTGTGGATATGGATGCTGATATCGTCGAACCGAAACCAGGAGACGATGGGAATGACGATGGGAACGAAGAGAATCCAACACCAGGAGACGGTGGAAACGAAGACGAAAATCCAAACATTCCGATTCCAGGAGAAGATGGAAACGATGATGAGGATTCAGGTAACCCAACACCAGAAGACGGTGTAGAAGAAGACGAGGAAACAAAGAAGCCTTCCCCTGGAAAAGGAGAAGATAATAACAAAAAGCAAGAAGGTAAAAGCAAAGGAAATGATACAGTTAAAAATCCGCAAACCGGAGACGACACGAACATATTCCTTTATATAGTGTTGCTAGGAGCGTCATTGCTTACAGCCGGTATTGTTATCTATCAAAAGAAATTTAAAAGAATGGCATAA